The Toxoplasma gondii ME49 chromosome XII, whole genome shotgun sequence genome includes a region encoding these proteins:
- a CDS encoding hypothetical protein (encoded by transcript TGME49_218730~Predicted trans-membrane domain (TMHMM2.0):25-48:57-80), translating to MAANVVAGAVCCCSVPYPKTRAERRILLCGGVLNILLPCGVGSIVAGCCLRDNQLINTGILQLLLTLLVVGLVWSIIYGIMMMLNALSAPLASSSAPPAACADFADKASMYQASYGMEARILQKSPSRGSPEKRLSGQFPESCLNSYPAQNFVRSEFMRARTETSRELLQSVRSHSLTTSSTVAVTMSPRSSGTQQVAAGGQTTRNGGDERQEKHGDSRQDETQTTGVGVPPFSPLMLEEGREETDSRMKDELETR from the exons ATGGCAGCAAATGTTGTTGCCGGGGCCGTCTGCTGTTGCTCG gtCCCGTACCCAAAGACGCGGGCGGAGCGTCGTATTTTGCTTTGCGGAGGCGTGCTAAATATTTTGTTGCCTTGCGGCGTGGGCTCGATTGTCGCGGGTTGTTGCTTGCGCGATAATCAGTTGATTAACACGGGCATTTTGCAGCTCCTGTTAACGCTGTTGGTTGTCGGACTCGTCTGGTCTATCATCTACGGCATCATGATGATGCTGAATGCGCTCTCGGCGCCGCTCGCGTCGTCCTCGGCGCCTCCGGCCGCCTGCGCCGACTTCGCCGACAAAGCCAGCATGTACCAGGCGTCTTACGGCATGGAGGCGAGGATTCTGCAAAAGTCGCCCTCCCGCGGGTCCCCGGAAAAGAGGCTCTCTGGACAGTTTCCGGAGAGCTGCCTCAACTCCTACCCCGCTCAAAACTTTGTGCGAAGTGAGTTTATGCGAGCTCGCACGGAGACCTCGCGGGAGCTTCTCCAGTCTGTGCGATCCCACTCTCTCACGACTTCGTCGACGGTGGCGGTCACGATGTCTCCTCGATCTTCAGGGACACAGCAGGTGGCAGCAGGGGGACAGACAAccagaaacggaggagacgagagacaagagaagcacGGCGATTCTCGCCAAGACGAGACGCAAACAACCGGGGTAGGCGTTCCGCCTTTTTCGCCTTTGATGCTCGAGGAAGGACGGGAAGAAACTGACTCAAGAATGAAAGACGAACTAGAGACTCGCTGA
- a CDS encoding hypothetical protein (encoded by transcript TGME49_218750): MQSACCSKHPDPGLFPRTCPQQLIFNEMLPHDGNAHALHLDGSLARPLAGERKSFHIFELLSHIMESQKKGAESDRGAGGAAGPVVSDSTTPLLVDEVRQVNWLRKVLLDSLGGLSPLTTSDTVVGDRNNSLDSEDDQWTTETRSGSAMVQWALQTVGFTQEEMSYVFRLLQVIQTLEDLDFCDSLATRPDSHAKTHRLQESAERMHLLRKPHVRCEVSVEKIVAAPEITDFATPYHRSDTSTMMIHKEYGLSCQHCLLRYSSHRPPNESVCTALNVRQGYRLISTGASLCRLQNMSNIKATGLCPSVHHRSFLFRVLTKLQLSWRYLLLCLKTA, encoded by the exons ATGCAATCAGCTTGCTGCTCTAAACATCCTGATCCGGGCCTTTTTCCACGCACCTGTCCCCAGCAACTCATCTTCAACGAGATGCTGCCTCATGATGGAAATGCGCATGCCCTGCATCTCGACG GAAGTTTAGCGAGGCCGCTTGCTGGAGAACGGAAAAGCTTCCACATCTTCGAATTACTGTCCCACATCATGGAAAGTCAGAAAAAAGGAGCAGAGTCAGACAGGGGAGCTGGAGGGGCCGCCGGACCTGTTGTCTCTGACTCAACAACGCCACTTTTGGTCGATGAAGTAAGGCAAGTGAACTGGTTGAGGAAAGTTCTGCTCGACAGCTTGGGAGGCCTTTCTCCGCTAACTACCTCTGACACCGTGGTCGGTGACAGAAATAATTCACTAGACAGTGAAGATGACCAATGGACAACTGAAACAAGAAGTGGCTCAGCAATGGTTCAGTGGGCTCTCCAAACTGTCGGCTTCACGCAGGAGGAAATGTCCTACGTGTTCAGACTCCTTCAGGTCATTCAAACGTTAGAGGATCTTGATTTCTGCGACAGCCTTGCCACACGCCCTGATTCGCATGCCAAGACCCATCGCTTGCAAGAGTCCGccgaacgcatgcatctccTCAGGAAGCCTCATGTGCGCTGCGAAGTAAGTGTGGAGAAAATAGTGGCTGCACCTGAGATCACAGATTTTGCCACTCCTTACCATCGCTCTGACACTTCCACAATGATGATTCACAAAGAATATGGGTTATCCTGTCAACACTGTCTTTTGCGTTACAGTTCGCATCGCCCCCCTAATGAGAGTGTGTGTACTGCGCTGAACGTTCGTCAGGGATATCGTCTGATATCTACTGGTGCATCCCTTTGTCGATTACAGAATATGTCCAACATCAAGGCTACCGGTTTGTGTCCCTCCGTGCACCACAggtctttccttttcagagTCTTGACCAAGCTGCAGCTCTCCTGGAGGTACCTGCTTCTGTGCTTGAAGACAGCTTGA
- a CDS encoding membrane protein, putative (encoded by transcript TGME49_218740~Signal peptide predicted by SignalP 2.0 HMM (probability 0.989) with cleavage site probability 0.366 at residue 46~Predicted trans-membrane domain (TMHMM2.0):27-50:59-82:94-117:141-164) — translation MMFKYLWSKPAGGGPAPLISNPVKHWMVTLVALHLFLFAASCFTLAFPSITDMSCQMLMVNSAYCAACGGVAFIMLFYFSVLSCQTWGTEQYWTIAAVVTLSMAFVDIVAAGWGIYVFIEATTNLHEVDQETQVGCQNWKAVSFYYCTACVIILHVIIALLCGAVSFRLAGRISSQLDEIRRLV, via the exons ATGATGTTCAAATATCTGTGGTCGAAGCCTGCAGGTGGGGGGCCTGCACCTCTGATCAGCAATCCTGTCAAGCACTGGATGGTAACGCTCGTAGCGCTACatctcttcttgttcgctGCTTCATGCTTCACCCTTGCGTTTCCCAGCATTACCGACATGTCCTGTCAAATGCTCATGGTCAACTCAGCGTACTGCGCAGCATGTGGAG GTGTTGCTTTCATTATGTTGTTCTacttctccgtcctctcttgTCAGACATGGGGAACAGAGCAGTATTGGACGATTGCAGCAGTCGTCACCCTCAGCATGGCGTTCGTTGACATTGTCGCTGCCGGCTGGGGAATCTATGTTTTTATCGAGGCCACCACAAACCTCCACGAAGTCGATCAGGAGACGCAAGTGGGATGCCAAAACTGGAAAGCAGTCTCATTCTATTATTGTACGGCTTGTGTCATCATCCTGCACGTTATCATTGCCTTACTGTGCGGGGCCGTTTCATTCCGTCTGGCCGGCCGAATTTCGTCACAACTTGACGAGATTCGCCGGCTTGTTTAA